In Chelmon rostratus isolate fCheRos1 chromosome 21, fCheRos1.pri, whole genome shotgun sequence, the genomic window GATCAATCACCCAGATAAAATGAGCACGGAACTACCAGGTATTGCTATATGAACTGGAGTATTGGTGACTTGTTAAGGGCATCTTAGTTATCTTATCATAGTAattattttgctcttttgctCAGTGTCAGGTCTATTAATAGCACATACCAAAAACAATTTGCAGTTAATTATATATTAAAATCTAAATGGACTACATTTTTTGACAAACTActaaaaacacttatttttcaAAAACCAGCAATGGTCCtgctcttccttcttcttcttaacTACTGCAACTAATAACaatgtatttttgcatgttgaAGTCAAGCTTTTtacctctttttgttttatcccTCCTACTTTCACTTCCCTTACCGGATTTCAGAGGTATTTCAAACCCCATGTGCCTGCAAAGTGAACAGAGGTTACACCAATAAACATCTGTTTGATCACATGCCACACAACTTTCTTATTTGACAAGAAATCATCAATCAAACAACAGTTTCATGGTGGTTTAATAGCACATGTATGCTAATGTTcttgttcatgttttatgtaGCATACAGGTTACACGGCTTTTCAAATCAATacaccaaaaagaaaagcacgCACAACCACAGATGCAgataatattatattaataacaATTCATTTAAGCGCAAAATAATTTCACTTTGGCCAATGAAACATCTGGGGACTGGCAGGATCAAATTAGTTCAATAAAAgacaattaaaattaattaaccctatgtatttttatttttttagggATTTGATAGGTACCTACTACAAAGaatagttgattaatcaacCTGATGGAAAAATAATCGTCAGCAATTTTGATAATAGATTTAGATCAGTTATTCAGTCAGTTAATTCTAAAAAATTAGTCCAACTTCCTTTGTTCTAGTTTTGGAAATATGAAGCTTTGCTTGGGGTTTGCACTGctagtcagacaaaacaagctaatTGAACTGGCCACCTGGAAATTGTGacgtttttcactttttcttgaCATGTCATAGATTAAAGGActagggaaaaaaagaaattgatAAATTGATCCTAACTGAAAACAAACCCACAGGTATCTGGGGACCTCCAGTTGGGTTTTGGGTACTAGCAACGttaagctaatgctaagttTAGCTAAAGTTCGGGAAAGACTGTCAAAAGGTTTGCTAAGAGGGTCAAAATGATGCCGTATAAAGTTTATGAATCCCTGTCAATTATTACCCAGTACATTTGTCAGATAACAGTAACTTGCTCATAAAACACAAATGGACTAATTTCATTTGTAGGTGGGTCACTCAATTTATCTTAGCAAACATCATGTTAACATAACTACGTAACGTTAAATCAGCTAACCAAACGGGACTGTTTAGTCAAAATAAAATGGGTCTGAGTAGAGCGACAAATCTCATGGTATCTGCAGTATATTACCTTTTCCATACAATCTTCCAGTATTTTTCCTCGAACTTAAAAAGTTAGAGGACACCAATATTCAGCTATTTGCTTGCCTCTTGTGTGAATTCTCCAGAGAATCCTCGCCTTTTCAGACGCGCATTTGGCGCCGCTGCCCTCCGTCAGGTAGATGGATCAACTCATCAACTTCACAAATCAACCGGCAAAAAAACGCGACCTCTGTGCGGGGGAAATAAAATCTTCATCGCCGAATTACAGCAAAAAACACGAGATTGACGGTCACTCGCGAAAAAGGAGTCTAAGTTTCATGTGAGTGAAGTTGTTAGcaatttcactgtaaaatgcactttttatcGCGGCGACTGGACTAGTGAGGGAAAGAGcttggctgtgtgtgcagaggaagaCGGCTCGGTGCAAAGCAAGGAGGGGCTTGCccggttgtgtgtgtgtgtgtgtgtgtgtaaaagagagagagatgcagaaagAGTAAGTCACGCACCATGAAGCAGTTTTTCCTTATTGACATGTCTTATTGGCAGTACAGCAGCTCTCCATTCTCCATTGTGCAAATTCACAGCGTCCTGTGCACAAATGTTTCTAGGTCATaacatcattttatcattttatgaAACATATAGGCAAACTATGACCTCAAGTGAACAGCACACCTGCATTTTTCTACACATGTCACCTTTTGTATCTGCAGCTGAATGCCAAAGAAGTGTGAATGGTGTGGGAGAGACCAGTTCTACTAGTGCCATGTAAAAGCACAGTGCAGGCAGACTCCCCTACTCTGGAGTCACAAAGTGTCTGAGGTTATAACCTATTTCCTTCATCTTTGTCTATCTGTCATCAAGGACATGTGGAAGATTATCTTGTGACAAATCAGGGCTTTGACTTTAAATGGCAGATGTATCCACAACAGACAGgtgatattttatttacaaTGCACAGAGATGCTTTATGATAAGGTCAGTGCAGCAAAGAATGCCAGAAACGTGTTGTTTAACATGTCGAAACTCCTACATCTGTTTGAACAGAATGCTGTCCTCCAGTTCCTTCTAGTTCTGGCAGACTGGAGAGTCATGAGTCAAGGCTTCATGAGAAGGGCAAAGACTAGAGATGTCAGACATCTCATGTTCTTACCACACTGTTGTCTTTAGACAGAGTCTGAGACTTAGCAGACACCACCAGTCTGTTTCATCCTCTTccatcaggctttggatacaaAGCATGGATCTGTGAAGTCTGTTTTCATCAGGACCGTTTCACCTTcgttaaaggggcactccatGAACTTTACACATAGAGGTCAGTTCATTCTTCATGCAGGATGCTACTCAAGCTGTAGAAACAGCTGTGTGATGTGATCTGTAGTTCTGGTGGGAGCTTGATGATCAGCCTGTGCACAAACTTGTGGTGTGAAGTTTAAATATAAGGGAAGTTAACAGGCAATGAGGCTCTAATGAAAGGTGCTATCTAGTTGCATTGTCGGAATTATAAGATCCATTATTTTTTGACCCATACTGTTGACAGAAAAGTGCTCAGACgccattgttttgtcttttaaccCTCTGTTTACATCAGATGTGGGAATATGTTGCGTTGTTTAGTTGACATTTGCTTCTTAGTGACCTGTCGCCTGACATTTCAGCAAATATCTGAGCAGCTTTGTAATATAAAGTACAGCGTGAAGGAGTGACAGAGCTGGAAGAACATGAAAGACTTTCTGCAACAGCACTCTGACAAACATCACCAGCTATTTATGTAGCTGCTCTAATTCACAGGGATCAGCTGGTCAAGTTTCTGACATAAAGGCCATGGTGACTGGTCCAAAAGTGCtggtatttgtgttttattatgtgtttatgATAAATGATATGATTTCATAGCTGTCCGACCCATATGATCATCATTGTATTGGCATCATCGTACTGATAAGTTAGCATCAGAGCTCTGAAAATCTTCACCATAGAAAAAGCTTCTGCAACTCAGTGCTGTTAGCCAGTTGAGCTAGTTGAAAAATAGTTAACACCGAATGTAACTTTGTGCCAGAGATAATCTTCTTCATCTGATATGTGTGACGGATGCAGTGTCGTCAGGCCACATGACCGTcctgcaaatgcaaatgcagacaTGAGCTTCCAGCTTTGAGAGATGTACAGGCTGTGTTAACCATTCACCCCTTTAATAACATCATGGACCACTTTTGCCAAAAAATGCTAACTACATATTTTATACATGTCACACAGCATGAAGTATGTTGTTGTATCACACACTGTACGACCTCTGTTTGGTTTTCCCGAACTGCTGCAGCCTTAGCATATAActtatgaataaatgaaagcttCTCACAGTGCACTGAGGCTTATTTTCTGGTATTTCACATCCTTAAGGACATACCAGTACAACATAATCATTGTTTCTCCTGTGGCTGATGACCTTACAAGCGAAGAAATTCTTAGTTTTATCACCCCCGTTTATCTCAAGGACACAGACGAGCGTCAGCTCCGGCAGCCCACACTTCCCCCCTCCGCTCCATCCCCGTTTGTTGCTCACTGACTGCTTCTGCCTCTGCTCAAAGCTATTAGCTTGACTTTTGGCTGGCATTGTATTCTTAAACTATCAGCAGAGGAATCAAACACAGAGGGCTGGAAACACTTACAACCCTAATCAGCCTGATGGGGTTTTGGCATCGGAAGTCCACATCCTAATTCAGAGTGACCTCTTACAAGGCTCAAGTCCCTTAACTGAGTTATTTTTCACCTCGGAGGGAGTAATAGAATggagaaaaatcaatgaggGTATCAATAAGAGCAATCATTGGAAAGCCCTGCCAATTGAAAGCATTTTAACAGCTGAGCGTGTCCTGTTATTGGTGGAGGGAAGGGCTGTATCAGCTGGAATGTGGATATTGACAGGGAGGTACAAGAGGAGGCGGCGAGGCTGACATTGACGAGTTCAAGATCTTCAAACACAATTTGTCATCATTCTCCACAGATTGATGTTAACTGGGTTATCTATCCATTCACTTAGCTCTGGAGGTCACTGAAATTCATCCATTCAGACGTAATAGACACAGCATGCACTGTTGGCCTAACAATGCTGGCCTCAGTATGACCTAAATTGAAGGATCAATTGAGCTGAGAGTTGCAAAAGTCCAGAGTCGACAGAGAGGGTTTCCCAAGAGCGATAGCCGAATCACATTGGCTGAAGAAGGCAATTCCCAAGTCATGAAAGCAAAGTAAGTGAGGACTACAAGTGTTGTGCACCGTCAGTTTCTTGCTGCTTATGTCATCGTGGactgacaacagaaaatataatgGCAGACAACAACAATGACATGAAATCAGCCCTGCGGACAGACTGACAGAATACATCAGAGAGCAGGAATCAGATGTGGAGAGGGAACAATGTTGGAGAGACTGGATGCAAAGATAAGATGCATGacagtgtgtttatctgatCTGACAGAAGTCAAACTGGAAAGGAAGAAGGGCGGCATAGGGGAAGAGATAAATTAGAGGTTACACGCATACACAAGGTTAGGGCAGGCGCGATGGGCGCGGAATTAAACTGAATTCCAGGCGAGTAAGAAAGCCGCATCGACAAATGGCTTGGCTGACTTCAGCAGCATCTCAAACTCACATGGTGACATGGAGCACGCACATACACCACATGTCATCTCCGTCACCACAGCCTTGAGCCTTCGCTGTCATGCTCTCTGAGAGTCGTTTCGTTAATTTACATCAGCGCCACTGTTTACGCCGAAGGAGCCTCGTTCTGTGGTGGCCACGTGGTTTCAATTAATCCAGAGCAACGTACAGGAAGCCTACGTTAGCTTTAATGTGTGGTGACAAAAGTCTTTTTCTGCAGAGGACACAGCTGAGCAGGTTTGAGATGTTGACTTGGCGCCATCTTCTGGTCTAGATGCTAACGACCCCTCGTCACAGAGGAGTGAGGGGCAGTTTATTTCACAGGATTTGTAGAAGCCTGAAGAATTTTccaaattattttaattttgctcTCATGTAAAACGCTTTGTAGCTTTGTTTTGACAGGGACAACACATGTTAGTTAACATCAAAATGATGTAGACCCATGGACAGCTCATAAAGTATGCACTATAAGTTTTTCTgtaacagactttttttttttagttgttagTCACAAGGGCTCAAAGCAATGTCTATTTCCACTAGAGTGAAAAATTATAAAATGAGCAACCCCATGTGAGTAACAACTAAATATATTATGATGCAGAAATGGCTGATGGTTACATTAAATGCTTGGAACCACTGgattaaaaacaactttgatTTCTTTCAAATAATCCAGTAATATGCACTCTGATCGCTTCGATATTTAGCATGCCAAATGAACATTACGCttatttttgtgattattttgccTTTTTAGAAGAAAATCCACTTTGTCTACTGTTAAGGTGTGACTAATGAAGTGAAATCAAAAATTTAGATTTTATCATGTGTAGCAACGTCTTGACAGTGTCCACAGCAAATTCTCAGTTCCCACATCTACCAGGAAAACAGTCTGTGGGGATTTTTCTTAACATGCAAACCATAGTCGTTAGTCACTGATGGGTCAGGAGACAAAGAAGACACACCAAAGCTTGACAAGCAGGAGTTCAAATCCTACTGAGAGGAAAACGTATTATCTGTATGGACCTCATATTTTCTCTAGTTTTGATGAAAAGTGGTGGTAAAAGGCTTGTAGTTAATAAGATAACAAGCATAATCCTACTGTTCAACACTGGCTTCAAAACATAGTACAGCATCACCCAGAGGCACATGCCAGACGTCATTCGGGCATACAGAATCCAGTCAAGGCTGAGGTGCTTGCATTAATCCTGCTAAAATGCACTGGTGTTGTCTTTTCTGAATCCAagcattcttcttccttctcaAAACCTGGTGCCCTCATTACCCCCTTGACTGCTGACAGTTCTGTCAGAGGTTCAGGTGTGTTACACTAGCAtcagctaatgtagccttgagctGCTATAGCCTCAagaagagatgaggagtgggcttCAGAGGTCTGGTAATCTGGCTTCTTTCTGACccaagattattttcattttcaaatttgtgGTTGTCAGTCCCAgatgactcaagtgacatcacttgaggcaatttgtCATACTTTTTTTAAGGCTTTTTTCACAGTAGTGCTCACTGGTGGAGTTCGCCTTTAATGTAGCCACATGCGTCCTTTCTACACCCAACCCACTGAAGGTCACTATCAGGCCATTGTGGTGGCACATGTTCATTCATCTCATCTCTAATGTCTTGTCATatcatcacagctgctgtccaTCTTTCGTCTCCTCCCTCCATACTGCTGACTCTCTATCCactgacctcctcctctctgtctgcgcCCTCATCCCCTCTCCTCTGATCCTCCACTTTGTCCTTTAGCTGTCTGAAGCCCTGTGAGTTGAGGAAGTGGTTTGGATGACTCCTCTCACTCCAGGTCtcttctgtcctcctgtctctgcttctgcctctgctgtgaaCTCATCATGTCTCTCAAACCTACTTTGAGAGGACACATTGCATCATGTGAGGCTTCTTCTCCTTGTCCCTTCCCCTAAATCACTCCCCCGTACTCCAATTTCGTCAACACCGGCTCAACTCTCAAAAAGCATTAAATTAAAACCAGTGACGTCAACAACTACATACCAATATAactccaccacctccagcaACAATTTCAAGATCACACTGACGGTTTGTCACCGCACTGAGTTTTAAAGTTTATTCTAGAATTTGGGAACAACTGCTGACAATACAATCTCAGCTTTAGGTCTGATAGCAATGGATCTTCTGATGGTATCACGTAATCTGCTCAAGTTGAAACAATGAATCGTTTAGGCTATAAAACGTCAAAATTTGACATTGTAAAAAAGGCCATCTCAGTTTCTCAgagaaagcagcaaatattaaaaactaaggcacatttttgctttgaaaaaGTTGCTTGATTAATTGATGGAAATAGTTCCATATTATTTACTAATCTAATATAGATTTTTCATATGACATATATGTAATAATCCATAAGATGCATATTTATTCTTTGTGAACAAATACTTTAATCTGTTTAATTTATACTTTACAATCATCCCTGAAGTCCCTAAAGAAATTTGACAATTTTGGCATCTCTGTGAAATGTGATATGATCGAAAACTAAATACTAAATGGACCTTCAGGTGTGATCATTTTGTCAACTTAAGTCTATTAAACCAGCTGATAAGATGATAAGCTATGATGAACCTAACTGGTTCTTAAGAGGAAACTAGATTGTGTTACTTTCAAGTCGTGACTGTAAAATacacaagaaaaacagattaattaGATAATGGCTTTATATTCCTGTTACACTGATGCATTACACAcataaaccacaaaaaaagaaagaaaaaaagtagcATTCTAGCCAAGCAGAGTCCTAACAtcacatcattttatttggttGTCGTGAAGCCACAATTTTAAAgttgcattaaaaacacttgGTGGTCTGGTGTCAGTTCACATCcctgaaaatgtcaaatgccAAGTTTTGCTTTCTGTTTAACCTTAAATCTATGTTACATTAAATCAAGAACACAGCATTTAATTATTGCACAAAACTCAGTGGAAGTTTTACAGGTACACAGACagttaaaacaaattaaaataccCTTACTTCTAGCATCAGGAGGAGCAAAGCTCACAGAACTTTAATCACAAAGCATTCAGGGCCTGGGCTTTGATCCCAAAGAACTTCAGGATCAAACTCCAGCTGCGTTAATTACGTCTCGTCCACATTTAAACTGTTTGAACGTTTTGTTCTTAGAGCAGCAGTTGTTTAAAAAGATATATTATTATGTTTGCTCGTTAACACTTCTTCTCTACTCCCTGAGAAACGAAAACACTGGTTAGAGGACATTTCCAGCACTTCTACAGcataattttgtcttttaagGCTAGAAGTATGTCATCAATTAACAAACTTAttactgttttactgcttttcatCAGCAACCAAACGTTCTTATTGTTAACTGTAATGGCTTGAACAAGATGTACAGTCTATGGATAtggatgaaatattttaaatatttaaaatacgAAGTGTATGCAAATATACACTTAATTATTCATACTACCTTTGATTACTAGACAGGACCAAATTAGTGGGTGCTAACTGGTGTGCACACTGACGTGGAAACCTTAAATAGGCTGCAGAAGTAAACAAGtgtacagtatacagtacacacCCCATTCGTATCAGAATTTAGATAGCTTATTGGATGGAAAAAGCTTTCACGTACAAGATTGAACAAGATATATTTAAAAATTTCCTGAACttaaaaacaatattaatgTCCCTGTAAACCACATCCATGAATACAAGTGCTCCTTATTGATATTTCTGTACGTATTCTCTAGTCCCTGTCATGAATTGAGTGAGGCAAAATGAGGTTACACGTTGAGTTAATATGCAAACGTACTAAAGAGGCCGAAACCCTCGTCATCATTCACTCACAACACTGCAGTTTACTGGGAATACATTCAAACATGAGAAGGTACTGGACAGACGGCTCTTTATCAATACTAATATTCACAGGGAGTTTTAATAGGGTACAAGCACACTAGGTGCTAATAGAATTAGAACCAGAGCTTAAAATTTTCCAATTGGTGCTTTGCATTACATTTTCTTCCACTGCTTCAGAGTCACAGGCGGGCGTATGGCTGCAACGTTCCCTTTGGATCCAATGCTGGTGTAGATTACCATTGAATAATCAAGCCCTAGATTAGGTATCAGTAATGACTGGTGGAGAGAGCACAGCGACTGTCACCTTATCCCTGTTCTATGCCGACCTTGTCCCTGCCTGACACGACATGTGTGGTCTTTTGTCCCAGGCAGTGCTATAACACCCGATCCTACTTATGTGTCCATCGTCGAGGCCTTGAACGTGGCTGTGAGTGTTTTAAAAAGGAGCCTGTCAACACGAAGACCCCCGTAAATGGAGTggttttaagatgtttttcttcattcacACAAAATTTCACAGCTAAGATTGCTCAAACATGTCAAATACATTGAGATATTCAAATGTAAATTACATTCATATTGACAGGAATGGGCTGTTAAGTGAGCTGGCTGCATCGGATTTAGTCCACTCCGGAGAACACTAGACACAACTTTGGTTAAGATCTTCAGCATTTTGATCAGACTCAAAAACCAGAACTTAGTGCATCATCAGTACTGCATATCTCCACTGTCAATCGTGAGCTTGTTTACTTGCAATGGGAGTCAACTTCTAATACTGTATACACATTTAAAACCTAACAATTATACTCTGAAGGAATAAtcaaacattttgggaaatatgcttataagttagatgagaagactaCCACtactctcctctctcatccgTACAGTTAATATGCTGCCGGTTATCTTATCCTAGCATTAAGACTGCAAACAAAGGGGAACTGCTAGCCTGGACGTGCCCAAAGCAAAAAAATCCACCTTTCAACACCtttaaaactcactaattaacacataaTAACTAATTTCTCTTTAATCTGGACAAAAGTCAAAGTGTAAAATGATAACTCGCCCTTTTTGATCGGTTATGTTTCGGACTGTTTCTCAGCCGGATGCGGTGACTTCTAGTTGCCTAGCAACTGCTCCCAAAACCTCCATAAAACCCCAACTTGCCTTTTTTATACTTtaatactttgttttttgtatagCATAAACAAATGACGTTTAACGTGTTAATTAGTCAGCTTTAAAAATTGCAGGCGAATTTTGTTATCCTTGTACAgtcaggttagctgtttcccctcgtttccagtctttgtgctaagctaagctaactgactgcttgctccagctacatatttcTTGTGCAGACATCACAgaggcttttgttttcttatctaaaagcaaataagcgtatttccaAAAACTATCCCTTTAGAATGGATGATTCAAATCGATGCAGAGGATTTCGTTACATCCTTATGGGTTGTACCGAGAGTGGCTGGGGTAAAATCATGCATGTCCTGCTACTCACCAGGACAGGGGTTGGTGCACTTTTACTATATTTGCCCCTCTTCCACTCACTctttcatacacaaacatacacaaacactgatctCATCTCTCCTCCATTATCTTCTTCAGGCAGTCCACTATGTCCTCACCGCTGACCCAAGGAACAATGTTTGCCTTGAACTTGGCAGCCTGGgactgcagcagcctgtgcATGGGGAAGTCCCTCCTGGGGAAGGCGGTGTCCCGGGGCCCCAGAGCCAGGGAAGGACAGATATCATTGGCCCCATCTCCGATGTAGAATACCCTCTGGAAGGGAGCACCACCGCGCTCCTTTAATCGGCCCGCCAGATACTCCCGAAGAATCACCTGCTTGCACATGTTGTCAGGGCAACCGGAGCACGAGTGCGAGTGGAAAGGGAGCAGCACCAGCCGGCCAGTCGCATCAAAACTGGCAGGGTTTGTGAAAATCTTCCGGAAAAGGTGACGCACCCCTGCGCGCTCCAGCCACGTTTCGATGAAGTACATGTTGGCGTCAGAGACCACCGCCAGCTCAAAGTCCTGCTGGTGGCTCTGCAGATACTGGAAGAGGTTCAAGAGGCCGGGTGTGGGTGGGATCTTCTCCACCGCCGACTGAATGGAGTCCTTAGACACGCCCTGCTCCGCCATATAAACCAAGACCTTCTGCATGTGCTCGTTGTAGTGCCCCTCCCTGTAGCTGTTTTTCAGCCAGTCGGGCAGCTTTTGACCGGGCAGGGCGCGCACCACAGCGTCATCGCTGCTCTCGTTGATGATGGTCTCATCAAAGTCGAACAACACCAAAAAGCGCTGCTGCTGTGGCGCTGTGTTGGTTAGGTTTGATGGAGCTGTCATCTTCAGGATGTGGAGGAAAGGGTGAGCGGTCCCTCTTTAAGAAAAGGAGAATGAAAATTTGTcagtaggtttttttttctttgttaaggACAGCAGACGAGGAGCTCTCTACTGGTTTATTACATCTTactctaaaaataaaatggcaatGGCAGGATGCCAGTTTGACATCACACTGTGTCCAGGGTTCAATTAAACCGCAGCACTGAACCACACAGGGCTGAGGAAACATCAGAATGTATAAATACTCTTAATTAGGCTATAAGCTGCAGGGGAAACATTTGtttacaagaggaaaaaaaggaagcagtTCAAATTAAACAACACATAAACAGGATGTTCCTCACACCTCACGAAAACAACCTCAAAGTAAACCACGTGCATCTTTGTTTGAATCACTACAGTACGCTTTCACATGCAACACGTTGTCAGGCACTTCCTAACCTCATTGCACTTTTCCACACAGACATTCCTTCATTCCTTTAGGATTGAGGGGGAAGAAAAGCTCAGTCAGACATGACTTTATGCATGCCAGAACTCGGAGCGGGGCCAATTCCATATTTACATAGCTGATGTATTTGTAGCACAAGGCTGTCACTGTTGCAGGCGTGTGGTAACTTGAGTGAACAGCGGTACAGCATACCTTTACCATAAGAGGAACAAATGTGAGTGGTAATGACTCAACCAGCAGTGGTGATTATTATTACTTTGGTTTATATTTTATGCTAGTTTACACTTACTACAATGGTCAAAATAGAGTCAAGACCAGACTCTTTGACATCTTTTTCCCATATGAAAATTATTACGCCATAACAATGTGTAATGAGGGACTGAGGAAATGTGCTAGAACTAGAAAACAGAGGCAAAATCTAAACTGTAGTGACTGCACTCTGGCTAGTAAAGGCTCGCAGGTGAGATAGCGCTAGTTAGAGCTAATTTACCCACTTTAGGCAGTCTCCTACCACTGATCAATTTCAATCGTCCAGTAATTGAGTTTGTTATTCCACATAAATAAGGCAGTCACTAAATCTGGAGAAAATAAGACAAGCTTCTACTAAAGGTaactagcctagcttagcagtGTAGCAGTCGTGTTTTCACCCTCTGACTCCAGAGAAATTCACATGATCTGATGTACTTAAACTCACATTAAATCACATgtttaaatgtattcagttaATAATAATGTCATGAAACCATCTCAATAGTTCAAatagacaagaagaagaaacaagatcatgttttgtttgtagatACTGTGTTTTCCTGGCGCTCTTTCGATCTTCTcaacatgtgtgcatgagtgcagcacagtggagggaataaatgttaaacattttttttcatttaacgTATTTCCAATGCAGCTATTGACATGAAATTGAGACCAGACATTGGGATTCACCAAGCGGCAAACTCTGGGGCTGAAATATtaagacaaaatgtaaatgcaaaaagctgcagttcctcaaatggccacttgaggttTGCTCTAAAAgcgagtcagtccccatagacccccatattagctgctgtttctcttgtcATGGTAATAGCCAAATCCAAATTATCGAAGAGAGAATGAATGGAGCCATGTATGGGGAAGTTCTTGAGAAGAATCCGTTGCCATCCACAACGAGGATAAGGATGAGGATGAGACCTTCCAGCAGGACAATGGTCCAAAACATACCAGGAGGAGGCAGCGAGTTGGTTCCACAGGAGGGAAGTAAAGGTGTTGGGATGACTCAGTCAAGCAGCAGACTTCAACCCAATGGAACATTCAACATTCATCAGCAAGCGCCCTGAAATCTTCAAGGTTTAAAGACGGTCTGTGTGGAAGAACGGACC contains:
- the LOC121624497 gene encoding probable phosphatase phospho1; its protein translation is MTAPSNLTNTAPQQQRFLVLFDFDETIINESSDDAVVRALPGQKLPDWLKNSYREGHYNEHMQKVLVYMAEQGVSKDSIQSAVEKIPPTPGLLNLFQYLQSHQQDFELAVVSDANMYFIETWLERAGVRHLFRKIFTNPASFDATGRLVLLPFHSHSCSGCPDNMCKQVILREYLAGRLKERGGAPFQRVFYIGDGANDICPSLALGPRDTAFPRRDFPMHRLLQSQAAKFKANIVPWVSGEDIVDCLKKIMEER